Proteins from a single region of Candidatus Binatia bacterium:
- a CDS encoding zinc-ribbon domain containing protein, with protein sequence MYTEETLSCVDCGRTFPFTASEQEFFASKGFTNKPSRCGDCRAARKAANGGRSGSGARGGSYGQRETFKATCSQCGGVAEVPFQPRGDRPVYCRDCFAARPSYR encoded by the coding sequence ATGTACACAGAAGAAACCCTTAGCTGCGTCGATTGCGGACGCACTTTCCCCTTCACGGCGAGCGAGCAGGAGTTCTTTGCAAGCAAAGGATTCACGAACAAACCCAGCCGGTGCGGCGATTGTCGCGCGGCGCGCAAAGCGGCCAACGGCGGTCGGAGCGGGAGCGGAGCCAGAGGCGGAAGCTACGGCCAACGCGAGACGTTCAAGGCCACGTGCAGCCAATGCGGCGGCGTAGCGGAAGTACCGTTTCAACCACGCGGCGACAGGCCCGTTTACTGCCGGGACTGCTTCGCAGCGCGGCCGAGTTACCGCTAA
- the infA gene encoding translation initiation factor IF-1: MEVFGSIRQVFPSTTFSVELNNGHTILAHIAGRLRRHHIKILPGDRVDVEISPYDLTKGRIVYRYRAGEERRSS; encoded by the coding sequence TTGGAGGTCTTTGGCAGTATCCGTCAAGTCTTTCCCAGCACAACCTTTTCCGTCGAGCTGAATAACGGCCATACCATTTTAGCGCATATCGCCGGCCGTTTGCGCCGGCATCACATCAAGATTCTCCCGGGTGACCGCGTAGATGTCGAAATTTCGCCATACGATTTGACGAAAGGACGCATCGTTTACCGCTATCGCGCCGGCGAGGAACGCCGGTCGTCCTAA
- a CDS encoding DUF302 domain-containing protein, giving the protein MEAAVPEIDKEIRLLLSDGITDRLKQKLKAAPELSIFLKRDHGALLGLYGQARDAVQYEIGNPLTASTMTRYGLAAALYAPLRVVIYEKNGGGSRIEYDLPSSLFGQFGDDCISEVAHGLDVALGRALSAAAA; this is encoded by the coding sequence TTGGAAGCCGCGGTGCCTGAAATCGACAAAGAGATTCGACTGCTCCTTAGCGATGGCATCACCGATCGGCTGAAGCAGAAGCTTAAGGCCGCTCCAGAACTCTCGATCTTTCTCAAGCGTGACCACGGCGCGCTACTCGGACTGTATGGCCAGGCTCGAGACGCGGTGCAATATGAGATCGGAAATCCCCTTACCGCTTCCACGATGACGCGTTACGGACTCGCCGCCGCGTTGTATGCGCCGCTACGGGTCGTCATATATGAAAAAAACGGTGGCGGCTCCCGCATCGAATACGACCTTCCATCGTCCTTGTTCGGACAATTCGGTGACGATTGCATCTCAGAAGTCGCTCACGGACTCGACGTTGCGCTTGGTCGGGCGCTGTCCGCCGCAGCGGCTTGA
- a CDS encoding enoyl-CoA hydratase/isomerase family protein codes for MTEPAARVRIAEESPALWRVIFDNPPFNIVDAGVFEGLQTVLGRMDASSTLRVVVFESAIPEFYLAHFDLTGNTGNITTAVGPSGFPILMDTFVRLTKSPVVSIAKIRGCARGVSSEFVLACDMRFGSCENMLLGQPEVGVGVHPGGGGAERLPLLVGRGRALEIVLGGNDFDGETAERYGYINRALPDTELDGFVDEFARRIASFDRPAVAAAKNLINQVSLPSADQLLDALNSFETALSWPQALNRFQALFKRGLQRDVEFEKHWPSVLGELLNT; via the coding sequence ATGACCGAACCTGCAGCACGCGTTCGAATCGCCGAAGAATCGCCCGCCCTCTGGAGGGTTATTTTCGACAATCCGCCGTTCAACATCGTAGATGCCGGCGTTTTCGAGGGGCTCCAGACCGTGCTCGGACGAATGGACGCCAGCTCGACGCTACGCGTCGTCGTATTCGAAAGCGCGATTCCAGAGTTCTACCTCGCTCACTTTGATTTGACCGGCAACACGGGCAACATTACCACGGCCGTGGGGCCTTCAGGGTTCCCGATTCTGATGGATACGTTCGTCCGTCTGACCAAGAGCCCGGTGGTTAGCATCGCGAAGATCCGAGGATGTGCCCGGGGCGTGAGCAGCGAGTTCGTTTTGGCTTGCGACATGCGCTTTGGCTCGTGCGAAAACATGCTCCTAGGGCAACCCGAGGTCGGAGTCGGCGTGCATCCCGGTGGTGGCGGAGCAGAGCGCCTCCCGTTGCTCGTTGGCCGCGGCCGCGCGCTTGAGATCGTCCTCGGTGGAAACGACTTCGACGGCGAAACCGCGGAGCGCTATGGCTACATTAACCGGGCCCTTCCAGACACGGAGCTGGACGGATTCGTCGATGAATTCGCGCGCCGGATCGCCTCTTTCGACCGGCCCGCAGTCGCAGCGGCGAAAAATCTCATCAACCAAGTCTCCTTGCCGAGCGCCGACCAGCTCCTTGACGCCCTCAACTCGTTTGAGACCGCACTAAGCTGGCCGCAAGCACTGAATCGCTTTCAGGCGCTCTTTAAACGGGGGCTTCAGCGAGATGTCGAGTTCGAGAAACATTGGCCTAGCGTGCTGGGTGAGCTCCTCAACACGTAG
- a CDS encoding alpha/beta hydrolase — protein sequence MTSSEINIVLVHGAWSDGSGWAKVLAILQAAGHNVVAVQNQMTSLADDAANTRATIDAMQGPTVVAGHSYGGAVVTSAAYGASNVKGLVYIAAFAPDEGEALGGFPTGAGAKFIGPGPGGLLYIDRKQFPACFAGDVPVQEAAVLAAVQRPVGGAIFGDKMGPPAWKSIKSWYQVSENDQMIPPETERMMASRAKATTIAFPSSHASLLSHPKEVADLILTAARS from the coding sequence ATGACTTCCTCCGAAATCAACATCGTCTTAGTTCATGGCGCTTGGTCGGACGGCTCCGGTTGGGCCAAGGTCCTGGCGATTCTGCAAGCGGCCGGACACAACGTCGTTGCAGTCCAAAACCAGATGACGAGCCTTGCCGACGACGCGGCGAACACGCGAGCCACGATCGATGCAATGCAGGGGCCAACCGTCGTCGCGGGCCACTCCTACGGCGGAGCCGTGGTGACGTCCGCGGCTTACGGCGCCAGCAACGTAAAGGGGCTGGTCTACATCGCCGCATTCGCTCCCGATGAAGGCGAGGCGCTCGGTGGATTCCCGACCGGCGCCGGGGCGAAATTCATCGGCCCGGGTCCAGGCGGCTTGCTCTACATCGACCGCAAACAGTTTCCGGCATGCTTCGCCGGCGACGTTCCAGTTCAGGAAGCTGCGGTTCTTGCGGCCGTTCAACGGCCGGTGGGCGGTGCGATCTTCGGCGACAAAATGGGACCGCCGGCCTGGAAGTCGATCAAGTCGTGGTACCAGGTATCCGAAAACGACCAGATGATTCCGCCCGAAACGGAACGGATGATGGCTTCGCGTGCAAAGGCAACGACGATCGCGTTTCCGTCGAGCCACGCGTCGCTGCTCTCGCATCCCAAAGAAGTTGCCGACCTGATTCTCACCGCGGCGCGCAGCTAA
- a CDS encoding helix-turn-helix domain-containing protein, giving the protein MPDRVAFSELLREHRHAAGYSQEALAERAGLSPGAIAALEQGVRRAPYRDTVNALTGALGLSDAVRKEFERAAAGARRRHSQTESNLPVSLTSFVERGEVRELQELLRVRRLLTITGSGGVGKTRIAVEVANRAEEYYDDTHFVDLLPLHDGSMVAPHIAAGLDVPTEGADGLAGVVRHLHARHALLILDNCEHVIAEASLTIDTLLRRCPALTILATSREPLALSGELAFRLPSMDVAAGVELFATRAQSIDPTLRIDPQRRAIIADICKELDGIPLAIELAASRLSTLGFEDLLERLRSGIPLTGNRDLPPRHQTMTATIAWSYDLLGIDDRLLFQRLSVFLGGFTLAAAEEVCANETLPVGAIADSVSRLVQKSLLNLEREGTSARYRFLDSIRSYAWERLSESGEATETTRRFMKWLERKAEALDSSPSQERLIDERAELDNVAAAVIWAELASDDATIQLAARILFGFRRVWQGTNRQAELRKLAFGLLDRLRGADSAGVVGRLLFAITPHLTYFELAQHAPRVIQLLTSAGDVARAANVHARVAQTEASHGRSASATHHLGKVVELLSTPDLRRTRDGIVAIIESAYVRSLLGDFAGAKGVLTQLEIPPGESYEVEARIVLADAEFGEGHVDRAIELLEEIKPELHRYFNANVLGMMVSGNLGRFRLYNGDVLTASQDLTVALRQAVDARDQGFLSVTAEFARDAAAVAALSGRPDLAVRLLTACETTSERTGATSTDSFAHDLAMREIEAKVPYAQLAALRARATHEDLYDLIEEFLAT; this is encoded by the coding sequence ATGCCGGACCGCGTGGCGTTTTCTGAACTTCTCAGGGAGCATCGGCACGCCGCAGGCTACTCGCAAGAAGCGCTGGCCGAACGCGCCGGGCTGAGCCCCGGAGCAATCGCCGCGTTGGAACAGGGTGTTCGGCGCGCACCGTATCGCGATACCGTAAACGCGTTGACCGGCGCCCTCGGACTGTCGGATGCGGTACGCAAGGAGTTCGAACGCGCCGCTGCCGGCGCGCGCCGCCGCCACAGCCAAACGGAGTCCAACCTTCCCGTTTCGCTCACGTCGTTTGTCGAGCGCGGCGAAGTGCGCGAACTCCAGGAACTGCTGCGCGTCCGCCGTTTGCTCACGATCACCGGTTCCGGCGGCGTGGGCAAAACTCGGATTGCGGTTGAAGTTGCCAATCGCGCGGAGGAATACTACGACGATACGCACTTCGTCGATCTGCTGCCGCTACATGACGGCAGCATGGTCGCGCCGCATATTGCGGCTGGTTTAGACGTTCCGACCGAGGGCGCCGACGGTTTGGCAGGCGTCGTTCGCCATCTCCATGCGCGCCATGCGTTGCTGATTCTCGACAACTGTGAGCACGTTATTGCGGAGGCGTCGTTGACGATCGACACGCTTCTGAGGCGCTGCCCGGCTCTGACGATTCTCGCGACGAGCCGCGAGCCGCTCGCACTTTCGGGGGAGCTCGCATTTCGGTTACCGTCGATGGATGTCGCGGCAGGCGTCGAGCTGTTCGCCACACGCGCACAGTCGATCGATCCGACCTTGCGCATCGATCCGCAACGGCGCGCAATCATCGCTGATATCTGCAAGGAGTTAGATGGCATCCCGCTTGCGATCGAGCTCGCCGCGTCGCGCCTGTCGACGCTGGGCTTTGAAGACTTGCTCGAGCGGCTCAGGAGCGGCATCCCGTTGACCGGGAACCGCGATCTTCCACCCCGCCATCAAACGATGACCGCGACGATCGCGTGGAGCTACGACCTGCTCGGCATTGACGATCGACTGCTTTTTCAGCGCCTGAGCGTCTTTCTCGGCGGCTTCACGCTGGCGGCGGCGGAAGAGGTATGCGCGAACGAAACGCTGCCGGTCGGCGCAATCGCCGACAGCGTTTCGCGCCTCGTGCAGAAGTCACTGTTGAACTTGGAACGCGAGGGGACCTCGGCACGCTATAGGTTTCTCGATTCGATTCGCTCCTATGCGTGGGAACGTTTATCGGAGAGCGGCGAGGCCACAGAAACGACGCGGCGCTTCATGAAGTGGCTCGAACGCAAAGCAGAGGCACTCGACTCCTCGCCGTCGCAGGAGCGTCTGATCGACGAACGCGCCGAACTCGACAACGTCGCCGCGGCCGTCATATGGGCCGAATTGGCCTCCGATGACGCGACGATCCAACTGGCCGCGCGCATTCTGTTCGGCTTTCGTCGCGTTTGGCAGGGCACGAATCGACAAGCCGAGCTTCGGAAGCTCGCGTTCGGGCTTCTCGATCGATTGCGGGGCGCTGACAGCGCCGGCGTTGTGGGGCGTCTTCTCTTTGCAATCACGCCTCATCTCACATATTTCGAACTGGCGCAGCACGCGCCACGCGTCATACAGCTATTGACCTCCGCCGGTGACGTGGCGCGCGCCGCAAACGTTCACGCCCGTGTCGCGCAGACCGAGGCGAGCCATGGCCGTTCTGCTAGCGCCACGCACCACCTAGGAAAGGTCGTGGAACTGTTGAGCACGCCTGACCTTCGACGCACCCGGGATGGAATCGTCGCAATAATCGAGAGCGCCTACGTACGGAGTTTGCTTGGCGATTTCGCCGGCGCGAAAGGCGTGCTGACTCAGCTGGAGATTCCGCCCGGCGAGTCGTACGAGGTCGAAGCAAGAATCGTGCTCGCCGACGCGGAGTTTGGCGAAGGTCACGTCGACCGAGCTATCGAGCTTCTGGAAGAGATCAAACCCGAACTGCACCGCTACTTCAACGCTAACGTTTTGGGCATGATGGTCTCTGGAAACCTCGGTAGATTTCGGCTCTACAACGGTGACGTTCTCACGGCGTCCCAGGATCTCACCGTGGCGTTACGCCAGGCCGTCGACGCACGAGATCAGGGCTTTCTGTCGGTCACGGCGGAGTTTGCACGAGATGCTGCCGCCGTGGCAGCGCTATCCGGGCGTCCGGATTTGGCCGTTCGACTCCTGACCGCTTGCGAAACCACAAGCGAGCGTACCGGAGCTACGTCAACAGACTCTTTCGCGCACGATCTCGCCATGCGTGAGATCGAAGCTAAGGTGCCGTACGCGCAACTCGCGGCGCTCCGTGCTCGCGCTACCCATGAGGATCTCTACGATCTTATCGAAGAGTTTCTCGCCACGTAG
- a CDS encoding NAD-dependent epimerase/dehydratase family protein, giving the protein MNTVALIGGTGAVGRAIASSLRHQGRTYRVIGRSAASLEKLFGEDSGAELTTWNADAVSAAAALQGAESAIYLVGVPYDHFELHPLLMRMTLEGAVAAGVKRMLLVGTVYPYGLPRARTVDESHPREPRAFNARMRKEQEDLLLAAHGHGIETVLLRLPDLYGPGMEKSYLTAQFTNAPQGKRSMMIGPVEVRHEWAFVPDCASVAVRVLDDPRTYGAFWNYGGPGEITQREFSDKIYAACGQKPSYFVVNKSMLRLFGMFNAEMRRFAEMNYLMSDPVVLNDDRLKRLLGELPKTSYDDGVRLTLAGV; this is encoded by the coding sequence ATGAATACGGTCGCACTCATCGGTGGCACCGGCGCCGTAGGACGCGCGATTGCAAGCTCGCTTCGTCACCAAGGTCGCACCTACCGGGTGATCGGACGAAGCGCGGCATCGCTCGAGAAGCTCTTCGGCGAAGACTCCGGTGCGGAGTTGACGACGTGGAACGCCGACGCCGTATCGGCGGCCGCAGCGTTGCAAGGCGCCGAGTCGGCCATCTATCTCGTCGGCGTGCCGTACGACCACTTCGAACTTCATCCACTCTTGATGCGGATGACGCTCGAGGGCGCGGTCGCGGCCGGCGTGAAGCGGATGTTACTTGTCGGCACCGTCTATCCATACGGCTTGCCGCGAGCTCGGACCGTGGACGAGTCGCACCCGCGCGAACCCCGTGCCTTCAATGCCAGAATGCGCAAAGAACAAGAAGATCTTCTGTTGGCTGCCCACGGTCACGGTATTGAAACGGTACTGCTTCGTCTGCCCGATCTTTATGGACCGGGCATGGAAAAAAGCTATCTCACCGCACAATTCACAAACGCGCCGCAAGGCAAACGTTCGATGATGATCGGGCCGGTGGAGGTACGACACGAATGGGCGTTCGTTCCCGATTGCGCGTCGGTCGCCGTCCGCGTGCTCGACGATCCGCGAACCTACGGGGCGTTTTGGAACTACGGCGGCCCCGGCGAGATCACGCAGCGCGAGTTCTCGGACAAAATCTACGCCGCCTGCGGTCAGAAGCCGAGCTACTTCGTCGTGAACAAATCCATGCTGCGGCTGTTTGGCATGTTCAACGCGGAGATGCGACGCTTCGCGGAAATGAACTACTTGATGTCCGATCCAGTCGTTCTCAACGACGACCGGCTGAAACGGCTGCTCGGCGAGCTCCCAAAAACCAGCTACGACGACGGCGTTCGCCTCACGCTTGCCGGGGTGTAG
- a CDS encoding gamma-glutamylcyclotransferase, which translates to MSETIRFFICGSALRGQPDHYVVAGARFLGAMQTAPRYRMHSVDGKHPAVYAVSSDGVAVLGELYGLPADQHRALLAQEPPNLYEDDVVLEDGSHARAMLFPRRLVDLYSYPDISQFGSWAAYKEAER; encoded by the coding sequence ATGAGCGAGACCATTCGGTTCTTCATTTGCGGCTCCGCGCTCCGCGGTCAACCCGATCATTACGTCGTGGCCGGCGCGCGCTTTCTCGGAGCGATGCAGACGGCACCGCGATATCGGATGCACTCGGTCGACGGTAAACATCCGGCTGTCTATGCGGTTTCCAGTGACGGCGTGGCGGTTTTGGGCGAACTCTACGGACTCCCGGCGGATCAGCACCGCGCACTGCTCGCGCAAGAACCTCCCAATTTGTACGAAGACGACGTCGTTCTCGAAGACGGTTCGCATGCGCGCGCTATGCTCTTTCCTCGCCGGCTCGTAGACCTGTACTCGTACCCCGACATTTCCCAGTTCGGAAGCTGGGCGGCCTATAAGGAAGCCGAGAGATGA
- a CDS encoding alpha/beta fold hydrolase: protein MRLLLVCSIVFVAAAAPAQASAIAPGVYDASGQALYVGIQHHLPDPAQNDYFDPTSGRTGDLASARGLHLRCGVREERRLIAAPQGHLGASLYYRGDNPRATIVLIHGADAETREMGFIIPYFVCNGMNVVSYDQRGVGESTGNWFLTGPIQKVQDVVAAYDTFRDDRHVAPRDIGVWGFSNGGWTAPLLPLRRPVAFMILKSAPTESILSNIDYEVTMELRRHSASGSDIARALEMWHTVENAIYEKVSWNDARRVLGVDQKRPWFQYSLMPKLGVPPPAATVSGLREAFGYDPRATLMRVITPTLALYGAYDRKLDSADSSAQMREFLDRAGARDVTVIMFPQAGHTLEVSANGYDADVPERFAPGYPGIVLTWLRKRGLIDERQQ from the coding sequence ATGAGGCTCCTCCTCGTCTGTTCCATCGTGTTCGTCGCTGCGGCCGCGCCCGCGCAGGCATCCGCGATTGCACCCGGCGTGTACGATGCGTCCGGCCAAGCGCTCTACGTCGGCATCCAACACCACCTGCCGGATCCAGCGCAGAACGACTATTTCGATCCGACCTCAGGACGCACGGGCGACCTGGCTTCCGCCCGCGGACTTCACTTGCGGTGCGGCGTCCGCGAGGAACGCCGCCTCATCGCGGCGCCTCAGGGACACCTAGGAGCCTCGCTCTATTACCGTGGTGACAATCCGCGCGCAACCATCGTCTTAATCCATGGTGCCGATGCGGAAACGCGAGAGATGGGCTTTATCATCCCGTATTTCGTCTGCAACGGCATGAACGTCGTGAGCTACGATCAGCGCGGCGTCGGCGAGTCCACCGGGAATTGGTTCCTGACTGGGCCGATCCAAAAGGTCCAGGACGTCGTAGCGGCCTATGACACGTTTAGGGACGACCGCCACGTTGCGCCACGTGACATCGGCGTCTGGGGATTCAGCAACGGTGGCTGGACGGCGCCGCTTCTGCCACTCCGACGGCCGGTTGCATTCATGATCCTCAAGAGCGCGCCCACCGAGTCGATTCTCAGTAACATCGACTATGAGGTCACGATGGAGTTGCGACGGCACTCCGCAAGCGGTTCGGATATCGCGCGCGCGCTCGAGATGTGGCATACTGTCGAAAACGCGATCTACGAAAAGGTCTCCTGGAACGATGCCCGGCGCGTTCTCGGCGTGGACCAGAAACGGCCATGGTTCCAATATTCCCTCATGCCGAAATTGGGCGTCCCTCCGCCCGCAGCAACCGTCTCGGGCCTGCGGGAGGCGTTCGGCTACGACCCTAGGGCGACGCTGATGAGGGTAATCACGCCGACGTTGGCGCTCTATGGCGCTTACGATCGAAAGCTTGATTCCGCCGACTCGTCTGCGCAGATGCGCGAGTTCCTAGACCGCGCGGGAGCTCGGGACGTGACCGTGATCATGTTTCCGCAAGCCGGCCACACGCTAGAAGTCTCCGCAAATGGCTATGATGCCGACGTTCCCGAACGGTTCGCGCCCGGATATCCCGGGATCGTGCTGACGTGGCTGCGCAAGCGAGGACTCATCGATGAAAGGCAACAATGA
- a CDS encoding TetR/AcrR family transcriptional regulator, whose protein sequence is MSESSVRERILDAAFTAFIGGGYAATSTAEIAARARVSKRELYALVGNKQDMLVACISERARRLHLPVDLPRICDRKTLARVLVSFGSQLVREVSDPTVMATFRLAIAEASRAPEVAFSLDSIGRESTRVALRTIMAQAKRARLLNGRPPELAQLFSALLFGDLLVSLLLGVAEQPSSSEVKGRAEDATTAFLRLCARSTSFGTESTSAHPRKSR, encoded by the coding sequence GTGAGCGAGAGTTCGGTTCGCGAGCGCATCCTCGATGCGGCCTTTACGGCGTTTATCGGGGGCGGCTACGCGGCGACCAGCACGGCCGAGATCGCCGCGCGGGCTCGCGTCTCAAAGCGCGAGCTTTACGCGCTGGTAGGCAACAAACAAGACATGCTGGTCGCCTGCATTAGCGAGCGCGCACGGCGACTCCATCTGCCCGTGGACTTGCCGCGGATATGCGACCGCAAGACGCTCGCGCGAGTGCTCGTTTCCTTTGGATCCCAGCTTGTGCGGGAGGTCAGCGATCCAACGGTTATGGCGACATTTAGATTGGCGATCGCAGAGGCGTCTCGGGCGCCCGAAGTTGCCTTTTCGCTGGATTCGATCGGGCGGGAGAGCACCCGCGTCGCTTTACGCACGATCATGGCACAGGCAAAAAGGGCAAGGCTGCTGAACGGTCGCCCGCCTGAACTTGCCCAACTTTTTAGTGCGCTGCTCTTCGGCGATTTGCTCGTGAGCCTGTTACTGGGCGTTGCCGAGCAGCCCAGTTCCTCGGAAGTCAAAGGGCGCGCTGAGGATGCCACCACGGCATTTCTGCGGCTGTGTGCTCGATCTACGTCCTTTGGCACCGAGTCGACGTCAGCGCACCCTCGAAAATCTCGATAG
- a CDS encoding acylphosphatase: MRERRNLKIRGIVQGVFFRETVRRIASRYEVTGFVCNVGFDGLEVEAEGEPNVVNAFIEDILGHPPRGAQVEDVRSTVVPPQGDEEFLVTRSVR, translated from the coding sequence GTGCGCGAGCGACGAAATCTCAAAATTCGCGGAATCGTTCAAGGCGTATTCTTTCGTGAGACGGTTCGTCGCATCGCGTCGCGCTACGAGGTTACAGGTTTCGTGTGCAACGTTGGGTTCGACGGGCTGGAAGTCGAAGCCGAAGGCGAGCCCAACGTCGTAAATGCCTTCATCGAAGATATTCTGGGTCACCCTCCTCGGGGAGCCCAAGTCGAGGATGTGCGATCGACAGTGGTTCCGCCGCAAGGCGATGAGGAATTTTTGGTCACACGCAGCGTCCGGTGA
- a CDS encoding DNA-3-methyladenine glycosylase I: MTDSKVRCSWVGSDPLMLEYHDREWGVPAHDDRRLFEFMLLEGAQAGLSWMTILRRREAYREAFAGFDPLRIARFDRRKVESLMRNAAIIRNRLKIESAIQNARAYVALREGGETLDAFMWKFVGGSPIVNRWKSVSQIPASTPVSDAMSKAMKKAGFTFFGTTICYAHMQAIGMVNDHFASCFRYRELTRSR, translated from the coding sequence ATGACCGATAGTAAGGTCCGTTGCTCTTGGGTGGGAAGCGATCCGTTGATGCTCGAGTATCACGACAGAGAGTGGGGCGTACCGGCGCACGACGACCGGCGCCTCTTCGAGTTCATGCTCTTGGAGGGAGCGCAGGCCGGCTTGAGCTGGATGACGATCCTGCGCCGTCGTGAGGCGTACCGCGAGGCCTTCGCCGGCTTCGATCCGCTGCGGATCGCGCGCTTCGACCGCCGGAAGGTCGAGTCGCTCATGCGGAACGCCGCAATCATTCGAAACCGCTTGAAGATTGAGAGCGCGATACAGAATGCACGGGCTTACGTGGCCCTGCGTGAGGGCGGCGAGACGCTTGACGCATTCATGTGGAAGTTCGTCGGCGGCAGCCCAATCGTCAATCGCTGGAAGAGCGTCTCGCAGATCCCGGCGTCGACCCCCGTATCCGACGCAATGAGCAAGGCGATGAAGAAGGCGGGGTTCACCTTTTTTGGGACGACGATTTGCTACGCGCACATGCAAGCCATAGGTATGGTCAACGATCACTTCGCGTCGTGCTTCCGCTATCGCGAGCTTACACGCTCGCGATAG